In Corylus avellana chromosome ca2, CavTom2PMs-1.0, the following proteins share a genomic window:
- the LOC132170781 gene encoding xyloglucan endotransglucosylase protein 1-like, with translation MAVYICHRISELLLVSLFVSSFVVSSAGTFDGDCDIMWGDHRGKILDKGKLLTLSLDQISGSGFQSKREYLFGRIDMQLKLVSGNSAGTVTAYYLSSEGTNHDEIDFEFLGNLSGQPYIVHTNVYTQGKGEREQQFYLWFDPTKDFHTYSFVWNPQLIIFLVDNTPIRVFHNEESIGVPFPKSQPMKLYSSLWNADQWATRGGLVKTDWSKAPFTAYYRNFNANACVWSTGSSSCGSTSTSSPTPGGWQTQGLDANGRRRLRWVQKYFMIYNYCTDFKRFPQGHPRECRRAS, from the exons ATGGCAGTATACATTTGTCATAGGATTTCAGAGTTGCTCTTGGTTTCACTCTTTGTGAGCTCCTTTGTGGTTTCTTCTGCTGGCACTTTTGATGGAGATTGTGACATAATGTGGGGGGATCATCGTGGGAAGATTCTAGATAAAGGGAAGCTTCTCACACTGTCACTTGACCAAATATCTGGCTCTGGTTTCCAATCCAAAAGAGAATATCTGTTTGGAAGGATCGACATGCAGCTGAAGCTCGTCTCTGGTAACTCTGCTGGCACCGTCACGGCTTACTAT CTATCCTCAGAGGGGACTAATCATGAcgagattgattttgagttctTGGGGAACTTGAGTGGACAGCCCTATATCGTCCACACAAACGTCTATACACAAGGGAAAGGGGAGAGAGAGCAACAATTCTACCTCTGGTTTGACCCAACAAAAGATTTCCACACCTATTCCTTTGTATGGAATCCACAGCTAATTAT TTTCTTGGTGGATAACACCCCCATAAGAGTATTCCACAACGAAGAGTCCATTGGGGTTCCCTTCCCCAAGAGCCAGCCCATGAAGCTTTACTCGAGCCTCTGGAATGCAGACCAATGGGCAACAAGGGGTGGGCTTGTGAAAACGGATTGGTCCAAGGCTCCTTTCACTGCCTACTATCGTAACTTCAATGCTAATGCCTGCGTGTGGTCTACAGGCTCATCTTCTTGTGGTTCAACGTCAACGAGCTCCCCCACTCCTGGTGGTTGGCAAACTCAAGGGCTCGATGCAAATGGGCGAAGACGTCTCAGATGGGTGCAAAAGTACTTCATGATTTACAACTATTGCACTGATTTTAAGCGATTTCCTCAGGGTCACCCACGTGAGTGCCGGCGTGCTAGCTAG